A region from the Salminus brasiliensis chromosome 22, fSalBra1.hap2, whole genome shotgun sequence genome encodes:
- the emc9 gene encoding ER membrane protein complex subunit 9 isoform X1: MSEVELSCLAYVKMFLHANLFPHCSVNGLLLSSSLAEGTVCVTDCVPLLHSHLPLALLMQLALTQVDVWCAQTQQKIVGYYQANACLSDISPPPCALKIADKIVEQYSNAVLLMIDGRKMSPGYRVPPIVMYEHKDSRWTLKDKHTIMLHQWEETRLIASHLLNSWDHTLLVDFDSHLDDIRKDWTNQKLNAKIMELVSPANGNM; the protein is encoded by the exons ATGAGTGAAGTGGAGCTGTCATGTCTGGCGTATGTGAAAATGTTCCTTCATGCCAACCTGTTTCCCCACTGCAGTGTGAATGGGCTGCTGTTATCTTCCAGTCTAGCTGAgggcactgtgtgtgttacagactGTGTTCCTCTACTTCACTCTCATTTGCCGTTGGCTCTCCTGATGCAACTAGCGCTTACACAG GTGGATGTATGGTGTGCACAGACACAGCAGAAAATTGTGGGATATTATCAGGCTAATGCATGTCTTTCAGATATCAG cCCACCTCCATGTGCTCTAAAAATTGCAGATAAGATTGTGGAGCAGTACAGTAATGCAGTTTTACTGATG attGATGGTAGGAAAATGTCCCCAGGTTACCGTGTCCCTCCAATAGTGATGTATGAACATAAAGACTCTCGCTGGACCCTTAAAGACAAACACAC AATAATGCTTCATCAGTGGGAGGAGACTCGTTTGATTGCCAGTCATTTGCTAAATTCATGGGATCACACACTTTTGGTGGATTTTGACAGCCATTTGGATGACATAAGGAAAGACTGGACCAATCAGAAGCTAAATGCTAAGATAATGGAGCTGGTCTCTCCAGCTAATGGTAACATGTAA
- the emc9 gene encoding ER membrane protein complex subunit 9 isoform X2 — MHGQLWDHIKVDVWCAQTQQKIVGYYQANACLSDISPPPCALKIADKIVEQYSNAVLLMIDGRKMSPGYRVPPIVMYEHKDSRWTLKDKHTIMLHQWEETRLIASHLLNSWDHTLLVDFDSHLDDIRKDWTNQKLNAKIMELVSPANGNM; from the exons ATGCACGGTCAACTGTGGGACCATATTAAG GTGGATGTATGGTGTGCACAGACACAGCAGAAAATTGTGGGATATTATCAGGCTAATGCATGTCTTTCAGATATCAG cCCACCTCCATGTGCTCTAAAAATTGCAGATAAGATTGTGGAGCAGTACAGTAATGCAGTTTTACTGATG attGATGGTAGGAAAATGTCCCCAGGTTACCGTGTCCCTCCAATAGTGATGTATGAACATAAAGACTCTCGCTGGACCCTTAAAGACAAACACAC AATAATGCTTCATCAGTGGGAGGAGACTCGTTTGATTGCCAGTCATTTGCTAAATTCATGGGATCACACACTTTTGGTGGATTTTGACAGCCATTTGGATGACATAAGGAAAGACTGGACCAATCAGAAGCTAAATGCTAAGATAATGGAGCTGGTCTCTCCAGCTAATGGTAACATGTAA
- the irf9 gene encoding LOW QUALITY PROTEIN: interferon regulatory factor 9 (The sequence of the model RefSeq protein was modified relative to this genomic sequence to represent the inferred CDS: inserted 1 base in 1 codon), translating to MEKRSRNEKMMSGKIRSTRRLRSWLVDQVSSGKYNGLVWDNPERTMFRIPWKHAGKQDFRTDEDGAIFKAWAEYKGKLSKPGQSDPASWKTRLRCALNKSPEFREVTERSQLDISEPYKVYQLVPLSEQGVAEMKKENGEKAFRRRKGRRLSETDSSGEIQSKMIKEEDTAAQQISMDMDDSRGNNITLHLEEVTEPSVILKSDGLVNEIRLNVMIETASHSGENKVSPSFRVSVYYVGEEVLRRDVLGDDVRIAFVPPSPSPPSLNGCSFPRIPLPPPPTHCGSANSLAISTLLPFMEKGVVLTCSGRGIYAKRFCQGRVFWSGPQRAGPNKLDRTPEPTMIFSKELFKQELERFRAGGEPPQSEITLCFGEELFDGDDLSEKYIVIKIAFPWASKLIQEVQSVRNSLXAQQNPSREITLNLVSLPKQPVNL from the exons GTGAGCAGTGGTAAATATAACGGCCTTGTGTGGGATAATCCAGAGAGGACCATGTTCCGTATACCGTGGAAACATGCTGGAAAGCAGGATTTCCGCACTGATGAGGACGGTGCCATCTTTAAG GCGTGGGCTGAGTATAAAGGGAAACTTTCGAAACCCGGTCAGTCTGACCCTGCTTCTTGGAAGACTCGTCTGCGCTGCGCTTTAAACAAAAGCCCAGAGTTCAGGGAGGTCACAGAAAGGTCACAGCTGGACATATCTGAACCATATAAAGTCTATCAGCTTGTTCCACTGTCAGAGCAAG GGGTGGCTgaaatgaagaaagaaaatGGAGAAAAAGCTTTCAGGAGACGCAAAGGGAGAAGACTAAGTGAAACAGACAGCAGTGGAGAAATTCAGTCAAAAATGATCAAAGAAGAGGATACCGCTGCACAACAGATTAGCATG GATATGGATGACAGTAGAGGAAATAACATCACTCTTCATTTAGAGGAAGTGACAGAACCCTCAGTCATCCTAAAGAGTGATGGCC TGGTTAATGAGATCCGGTTAAATGTAATGATTGAAACAGCCTCTCATTCTGGAGAGAATAAAG TTTCTCCATCCTTCAGAGTCAGTGTGTATTATGTTGGTGAGGAGGTGTTGCGGCGGGATGTTCTGGGTGATGATGTCAGAATTGCATTTGttcccccctccccttccccccCCTCACTGAATGGCTGCAGTTTTCCTCGCATACCACTGCCCCCGCCGCCCACACATTGTGGCTCCGCTAATAGCCTGGCAATCTCTACACTGTTGCCTTTCATGGAGAAGGGTGTGGTGCTCACCTGCAGTGGGCGGGGCATTTACGCCAAACGTTTTTGCCAGGGCCGAGTGTTCTGGAGTGGGCCACAGAGGGCAGGACCAAATAAATTAGACAGAACCCCTGAGCCCACAATGATTTTCAGCAAAGAACTCTTCAAACagg aattGGAGCGTTTCCGTGCTGGAGGAGAACCACCTCAAAGTGAGATTACGTTATGTTTTGGAGAAGAACTTTTTGATGGAGATGATCTATCTGAGAAATACATTGTCATTAAG ATTGCTTTTCCTTGGGCCAGTAAATTGATCCAAGAAGTCCAGTCTGTCAGGAATTCGC AGGCCCAGCAGAATCCATCCAGAGAGATCACACTCAACCTTGTGTCATtaccaaagcaaccagtgaATTTGTAA